From Streptosporangium album, the proteins below share one genomic window:
- a CDS encoding GTPase family protein, which produces MLRRRSSVSLDDRLNGLAEAAELADGRLEAGVVAEARSVVSRAGVRRSLSVDHTVVALAGATGSGKSSLFNLLSGTSLATVGVTRPTTSAAQAALWEGAGSGPLLDWLEIPRRHEVTAADPTRGSGPEAVESGRAAVASGPEAEGGRAVLASGPGGWADGDAAGLILLDLPDHDSIELAHRLEVDRLVELVDLLVWVLDPQKYADAAVHERYLRPLARHRGVMVVVLNQIDRLTPAGAERCLKDLRRLLDEDGLAGVPLAGVSTRTGTGLPELRSLLASRVADRRSWATRLAADVGTAADALVTASSGVDTPAGGPGRSGTGEPDAASGAVATVAPEMSTDGLAKLLTVALSEAAGVPTVVEAVARAHRHRSVAATGWPLTRWIRRLRPDPLRRLRLGTTEVHGPTGPVGRTSIPVTTAVQRSRMDTAIREAAGAASAGLPAPWAAAVRRAARSHGDELEDGLDRAVATTSLGVARRPVWWRVAGLAQWVVFAVMLAGVLWLLGLVGLDYLRLPRPYLPTAGELPWPTLLLAGGILLGLVIALLSRGAAWLGGRRRARRAARMLRASVDEVARELVLAPVKEELSRYRRFTEAVTVARDATP; this is translated from the coding sequence ATGCTACGGCGCAGGAGCTCGGTCTCCCTGGACGACCGGCTGAACGGACTGGCGGAGGCCGCCGAGCTCGCCGACGGGCGGCTGGAGGCCGGTGTGGTGGCCGAGGCCCGTTCCGTGGTCTCCCGCGCCGGGGTACGGCGGAGCCTGTCGGTCGACCACACGGTGGTCGCGCTGGCCGGGGCCACCGGGAGCGGCAAGTCCTCGCTCTTCAACCTGCTGTCCGGCACCTCCCTCGCCACCGTGGGAGTCACCCGTCCGACGACCTCGGCCGCGCAGGCCGCGCTCTGGGAGGGGGCGGGGTCGGGGCCGCTGCTCGACTGGCTGGAGATCCCCCGCCGCCACGAGGTGACGGCCGCCGATCCCACCCGCGGTTCCGGCCCGGAGGCGGTGGAGAGCGGGCGGGCTGCCGTCGCGTCCGGCCCGGAGGCGGAGGGCGGGCGCGCGGTCCTCGCGTCCGGCCCGGGCGGCTGGGCGGACGGCGACGCGGCCGGTCTGATCCTGCTCGACCTGCCCGACCACGACTCGATCGAGCTGGCGCACCGGCTGGAGGTGGATCGGCTCGTCGAGCTGGTCGATCTGCTGGTGTGGGTGCTCGACCCGCAGAAGTACGCGGACGCGGCCGTGCACGAGCGGTATCTCCGCCCGCTGGCCCGGCACCGGGGCGTCATGGTCGTCGTCCTCAACCAGATCGACCGGCTGACCCCGGCCGGCGCCGAGCGGTGCCTGAAGGATCTGCGGAGGCTGCTCGACGAGGACGGGCTGGCCGGGGTGCCGCTGGCGGGCGTCTCCACGCGCACCGGGACGGGACTCCCGGAGCTGCGCTCCCTGCTCGCCTCCCGGGTCGCGGACCGGCGGTCCTGGGCCACCCGGCTGGCCGCCGACGTCGGCACGGCCGCGGACGCGCTCGTCACGGCGTCCAGTGGAGTCGACACCCCTGCCGGCGGCCCTGGACGGTCCGGAACGGGCGAGCCGGATGCGGCTTCCGGCGCGGTCGCGACGGTGGCGCCGGAGATGTCCACGGACGGCCTCGCCAAGCTCCTGACCGTCGCGCTGTCGGAGGCCGCGGGGGTGCCGACCGTCGTCGAGGCCGTGGCCAGAGCCCACCGGCACCGCTCGGTCGCCGCCACCGGCTGGCCGCTGACCCGCTGGATCCGCCGGTTGAGGCCCGACCCGCTCCGCCGTCTCCGGCTGGGCACCACCGAGGTCCACGGCCCCACCGGTCCCGTGGGGCGGACCTCGATCCCGGTCACGACCGCGGTGCAGCGCTCCCGGATGGACACCGCGATCCGCGAGGCCGCCGGGGCCGCCTCGGCGGGGCTGCCCGCACCGTGGGCGGCGGCCGTACGGCGGGCGGCCCGTTCGCACGGGGACGAGCTGGAGGACGGTCTCGACCGGGCCGTGGCCACCACCTCGCTCGGCGTGGCCCGGCGCCCCGTCTGGTGGCGGGTGGCCGGGCTGGCGCAGTGGGTGGTGTTCGCGGTCATGCTGGCGGGTGTGCTGTGGCTGCTCGGCCTGGTGGGGCTGGACTATCTCCGCCTCCCGAGGCCGTACCTGCCGACCGCGGGAGAGCTGCCCTGGCCCACCCTGCTGCTGGCCGGCGGGATCCTGCTCGGGCTGGTGATCGCGCTGCTCTCCCGGGGGGCGGCCTGGCTGGGTGGCCGCCGGCGGGCACGCAGGGCGGCCAGAATGCTGCGCGCGAGCGTGGACGAGGTCGCCCGCGAGCTCGTGCTGGCACCCGTGAAGGAGGAGCTGTCGCGTTATCGCCGTTTCACCGAGGCGGTTACGGTGGCCCGGGACGCCACCCCCTGA
- a CDS encoding ABC transporter codes for MNGSDGLLGALRELRGHLDLGLFPLAAGDVEGDRRALRELTGQLDDYLIPRLSAIDAPLLAVVGGSTGAGKSTLVNSLVGADVSEPGVLRPTTLAPTLAVSPADQAWFTAQHVLPGLPRVTGQGRGEPGTLRVVTVPALPPGLALLDAPDIDSVVTANRELAAQLLAAADLWLFTTTAARYADEVPWGFLRVARERSTAMAVILSRVPPEALGVVKRDLARLLEVNGLGGTRLFEVPELVLPEENARLPRPAVAPVADWLTGIAADSQARADVVRQTLSGALESLATRVPALADAVDRQHAVAGELRSMTDAAYAGGLATFDEGMLDGSLLRGEVLARWQDFIGTGDLMRTLENRVGRVRDRLVALFTGRPAPENELRVALESGVGALIRDSADGAAERTLESWSSHPSGRALLEETGAVATVRLGRASAGLPAKAEAAVRGWQGYVLGLVSEEGADRRTTARLTSYGLNGAGLLLMLAVFASTGGLTGIEVGIAGGTSVLSQKLLEAFFGDQAVRTLTVKARTDLRARVAALLGTEATRFTSLLDAVQPPEGAAAALRAAALAVRDHQREIPAADRRTALPVGERQERLPGAPVTLTLPAGGTDAAPDPLDRPPGAVPRPADREGDER; via the coding sequence ATGAACGGGAGTGACGGTCTGCTCGGGGCACTGCGAGAGCTGCGGGGCCACCTCGATCTCGGCCTGTTCCCGCTCGCGGCCGGTGACGTCGAGGGTGACCGCCGGGCGCTGCGCGAGCTGACCGGTCAGCTCGACGACTACCTGATCCCGCGTCTGAGCGCGATCGACGCCCCGCTGCTGGCCGTCGTCGGCGGCTCCACCGGGGCCGGCAAGTCGACCCTGGTCAACTCCCTGGTCGGTGCCGACGTCTCCGAGCCCGGCGTCCTGCGGCCCACCACGCTGGCCCCCACCCTGGCCGTCAGCCCGGCCGACCAGGCCTGGTTCACCGCCCAGCACGTCCTGCCCGGCCTTCCCCGCGTCACGGGACAGGGCCGTGGCGAGCCGGGCACGCTCCGGGTGGTCACCGTCCCCGCGCTCCCGCCCGGCCTGGCCCTTCTCGACGCACCGGACATCGACTCGGTCGTCACCGCCAACCGGGAACTGGCCGCCCAGCTCCTGGCCGCCGCCGACCTCTGGCTGTTCACCACCACCGCGGCCCGCTACGCGGACGAGGTGCCGTGGGGGTTCCTGCGCGTCGCCAGGGAGCGGAGCACGGCCATGGCCGTCATCCTGTCGCGGGTTCCGCCGGAGGCACTGGGCGTGGTGAAGCGGGACCTGGCCCGGCTGCTGGAGGTCAACGGGCTGGGCGGGACACGCCTGTTCGAGGTTCCGGAGCTGGTGCTGCCCGAGGAGAACGCCCGGCTGCCGCGTCCGGCGGTCGCGCCCGTCGCCGACTGGCTGACCGGGATCGCGGCCGACTCCCAGGCCCGCGCCGACGTGGTGCGCCAGACCCTGTCCGGCGCCCTGGAGAGCCTCGCCACCCGGGTCCCCGCGCTGGCCGACGCCGTGGACCGCCAGCACGCCGTGGCGGGCGAGCTCCGCTCGATGACGGACGCCGCCTACGCCGGGGGACTGGCCACGTTCGACGAGGGCATGCTGGACGGTTCGCTGCTCCGGGGTGAGGTGCTGGCCCGCTGGCAGGACTTCATCGGGACCGGCGACCTGATGCGCACCCTGGAGAACCGGGTGGGCCGGGTCAGGGACCGCCTGGTGGCGCTGTTCACCGGGCGGCCGGCGCCCGAGAACGAGCTCCGGGTGGCGCTGGAGAGCGGGGTGGGGGCGCTGATCAGGGACTCGGCCGACGGCGCCGCCGAACGCACGCTGGAGTCGTGGTCGTCGCACCCGTCGGGACGCGCCCTGCTTGAGGAGACCGGGGCCGTGGCGACCGTGCGCCTCGGCAGGGCCTCGGCCGGCCTGCCCGCGAAGGCGGAGGCGGCGGTCCGTGGCTGGCAGGGTTACGTGCTCGGCCTGGTCAGTGAGGAGGGCGCCGACAGGCGGACCACCGCCCGGCTCACCTCCTACGGCCTGAACGGGGCGGGGCTGTTGCTCATGCTCGCCGTGTTCGCCTCCACCGGAGGCCTGACCGGCATCGAGGTCGGCATCGCCGGAGGCACCAGCGTGCTGAGCCAGAAACTCCTGGAGGCCTTCTTCGGCGACCAGGCCGTCCGCACCCTCACCGTCAAGGCCCGCACCGACCTGCGGGCCCGCGTCGCGGCACTCCTCGGCACGGAGGCCACCCGATTCACCTCCCTCCTCGACGCCGTCCAGCCCCCCGAGGGCGCCGCCGCCGCTCTCCGCGCGGCCGCGCTCGCCGTACGGGATCACCAGCGCGAGATCCCGGCCGCGGACCGCCGGACCGCGCTGCCGGTGGGGGAACGGCAGGAGAGGCTCCCCGGCGCGCCCGTCACGCTCACCCTCCCCGCGGGAGGCACGGACGCCGCCCCGGATCCCCTGGACCGGCCTCCGGGCGCCGTTCCCCGCCCGGCGGACAGGGAGGGGGACGAGAGGTGA
- a CDS encoding response regulator transcription factor, producing MLERVEARLLVVDDEPNIRELLSASLRRSGFEVVTAADGREAVHFAQRVRPDLVVLDVMLPDMDGFAVAGRLREIGGQMPVVFLTARDATDDKVTGLRVADDYVTKPFSLEEVLARIRAVLRRTRGDLDLPARLQVGDLELDEEAHQVWRSGKPVRLSPTEFKLLHYFMVNTGRVLSKAQILDHVWNYDFGGDAGVVESYVSYLRRKVDREEPRLIHTLRGVGYVLRLPRGD from the coding sequence GTGCTGGAGAGAGTCGAGGCCAGGTTGCTGGTCGTGGACGACGAGCCGAACATCCGCGAGTTGCTCTCGGCCAGCCTGCGCAGGTCCGGGTTCGAGGTGGTGACCGCCGCGGACGGCCGGGAGGCCGTGCACTTCGCGCAGCGGGTCCGCCCGGACCTCGTCGTGCTGGACGTGATGCTGCCGGACATGGACGGTTTCGCGGTCGCGGGACGGTTGCGGGAGATAGGCGGGCAGATGCCGGTGGTCTTCCTGACCGCGCGGGACGCGACCGACGACAAGGTGACGGGTCTGCGCGTGGCGGACGACTACGTGACCAAGCCGTTCAGTCTGGAGGAGGTCCTCGCCCGGATCCGGGCGGTGCTCCGCCGTACGAGAGGGGACCTCGATCTCCCCGCCCGCCTCCAGGTCGGCGACCTGGAGCTGGACGAGGAGGCACACCAGGTGTGGCGCTCGGGTAAGCCGGTACGGCTGTCGCCCACCGAGTTCAAGCTGCTGCACTACTTCATGGTCAACACCGGCCGGGTCCTGTCCAAGGCGCAGATCCTGGATCACGTCTGGAACTACGACTTCGGGGGCGACGCCGGAGTCGTCGAGTCCTATGTCTCCTACCTGCGGCGGAAGGTCGACAGGGAGGAGCCGCGGCTCATCCACACCCTCCGGGGCGTGGGCTATGTCCTGCGGTTACCACGCGGTGATTGA